A single region of the Amia ocellicauda isolate fAmiCal2 chromosome 8, fAmiCal2.hap1, whole genome shotgun sequence genome encodes:
- the hnrnpd gene encoding heterogeneous nuclear ribonucleoprotein D0 isoform X3: MSEEQQVGEEPPMKPEEDGEAGEEQQLTAVEAGTGESEGARIDASKNEEDEGKMFVGGLSWDTTKKDLKDYFSKFGEVVDCTLKLDPMTGRSRGFGFVLFKEADSVDKVIVQKEHKLNGKVIDPKKAKAMKTKEPVKKIFVGGLSPDTPEEKIREYFGGYGEVESIELPMENKTNKRRGFCFITFKEEEPVKKIMEKKYHNVGLSKCEIKVAMSKEQYQQQQQWGGRGSFVSRARGRGGPNQNWNQGYGNYWNQGYGNYNYGYNNQAYGGYGGYDYSGYNNYYGYGDGAVFYI, translated from the exons ATGTCGGAGGAGCAGCAGGTCGGAGAGGAGCCGCCGATGAAGCCGGAGGAGGACGGGGAGGCCGGCGAGGAGCAGCAGCTGACGGCGGTGGAGGCGGGGACGGGCGAGTCCGAGGGAGCCAGGATCGACGCCAGCAAGAACGAGGAGGATGAAGG AAAGATGTTTGTTGGAGGGCTGAGCTGGGACACAACAAAGAAGGATCTCAAAGATTATTTTTCCAAGTTTGGAGAGGTAGTAGACTGCACACTAAAACTGGATCCTATGACGGGACGGTCCAGAGGATTCggctttgtattatttaaagaggCTGACAGTGTCGATAAG GTTATAGTACAAAAGGAGCACAAACTGAACggaaaagtaattgatcccaaAAAGGCCAAGGCCATGAAAACAAAGGAGCCAGTGAAGAAGATCTTTGTAGGCGGCCTTTCCCCAGACACGCCCGAGGAGAAGATCCGGGAATACTTCGGTGGCTACGGAGAG GTGGAGTCAATAGAGCTGCCCATGGAGAACAAGACGAACAAACGGCGGGGCTTCTGTTTCATCACCTTCAAAGAGGAGGAGCCGGTTAAGAAGATCATGGAGAAGAAGTACCACAATGTCGGGCTCAGTAAA TGTGAAATCAAAGTGGCCATGTCCAAAGAACAgtaccagcagcagcagcagtggggCGGCCGAGGGAGCTTCGTGTCCAGAGCTCGAGGACGAGGTG GTCCAAATCAAAACTGGAACCAGGGCTATGGCAACTACTGGAATCAAGGTTATGGCAATTACAACTACGGCTACAACAACCAAGCATATGGTGGCTATGGAGGCTATGATTACTCCGGTTATAACAACTACTACGGATATG gtGATGGAGCAGTATTTTACATCTGA
- the hnrnpd gene encoding heterogeneous nuclear ribonucleoprotein D0 isoform X1, which translates to MSEEQQVGEEPPMKPEEDGEAGEEQQLTAVEAGTGESEGARIDASKNEEDEGKMFVGGLSWDTTKKDLKDYFSKFGEVVDCTLKLDPMTGRSRGFGFVLFKEADSVDKVIVQKEHKLNGKVIDPKKAKAMKTKEPVKKIFVGGLSPDTPEEKIREYFGGYGEVESIELPMENKTNKRRGFCFITFKEEEPVKKIMEKKYHNVGLSKCEIKVAMSKEQYQQQQQWGGRGSFVSRARGRGGPNQNWNQGYGNYWNQGYGNYNYGYNNQAYGGYGGYDYSGYNNYYGYGDYSNQQSGYGKTPRRGGHQNSYKPY; encoded by the exons ATGTCGGAGGAGCAGCAGGTCGGAGAGGAGCCGCCGATGAAGCCGGAGGAGGACGGGGAGGCCGGCGAGGAGCAGCAGCTGACGGCGGTGGAGGCGGGGACGGGCGAGTCCGAGGGAGCCAGGATCGACGCCAGCAAGAACGAGGAGGATGAAGG AAAGATGTTTGTTGGAGGGCTGAGCTGGGACACAACAAAGAAGGATCTCAAAGATTATTTTTCCAAGTTTGGAGAGGTAGTAGACTGCACACTAAAACTGGATCCTATGACGGGACGGTCCAGAGGATTCggctttgtattatttaaagaggCTGACAGTGTCGATAAG GTTATAGTACAAAAGGAGCACAAACTGAACggaaaagtaattgatcccaaAAAGGCCAAGGCCATGAAAACAAAGGAGCCAGTGAAGAAGATCTTTGTAGGCGGCCTTTCCCCAGACACGCCCGAGGAGAAGATCCGGGAATACTTCGGTGGCTACGGAGAG GTGGAGTCAATAGAGCTGCCCATGGAGAACAAGACGAACAAACGGCGGGGCTTCTGTTTCATCACCTTCAAAGAGGAGGAGCCGGTTAAGAAGATCATGGAGAAGAAGTACCACAATGTCGGGCTCAGTAAA TGTGAAATCAAAGTGGCCATGTCCAAAGAACAgtaccagcagcagcagcagtggggCGGCCGAGGGAGCTTCGTGTCCAGAGCTCGAGGACGAGGTG GTCCAAATCAAAACTGGAACCAGGGCTATGGCAACTACTGGAATCAAGGTTATGGCAATTACAACTACGGCTACAACAACCAAGCATATGGTGGCTATGGAGGCTATGATTACTCCGGTTATAACAACTACTACGGATATGGTGACTACAGCA ATCAGCAGAGTGGTTATGGCAAAACCCCAAGGCGTGGTGGTCACCAAAACAGTTACAAGCCATACTAA
- the hnrnpd gene encoding heterogeneous nuclear ribonucleoprotein D0 isoform X2 codes for MSEEQQVGEEPPMKPEEDGEAGEEQQLTAVEAGTGESEGARIDASKNEEDEGKMFVGGLSWDTTKKDLKDYFSKFGEVVDCTLKLDPMTGRSRGFGFVLFKEADSVDKVIVQKEHKLNGKVIDPKKAKAMKTKEPVKKIFVGGLSPDTPEEKIREYFGGYGEVESIELPMENKTNKRRGFCFITFKEEEPVKKIMEKKYHNVGLSKCEIKVAMSKEQYQQQQQWGGRGSFVSRARGRGGPNQNWNQGYGNYWNQGYGNYNYGYNNQAYGGYGGYDYSGYNNYYGYDQQSGYGKTPRRGGHQNSYKPY; via the exons ATGTCGGAGGAGCAGCAGGTCGGAGAGGAGCCGCCGATGAAGCCGGAGGAGGACGGGGAGGCCGGCGAGGAGCAGCAGCTGACGGCGGTGGAGGCGGGGACGGGCGAGTCCGAGGGAGCCAGGATCGACGCCAGCAAGAACGAGGAGGATGAAGG AAAGATGTTTGTTGGAGGGCTGAGCTGGGACACAACAAAGAAGGATCTCAAAGATTATTTTTCCAAGTTTGGAGAGGTAGTAGACTGCACACTAAAACTGGATCCTATGACGGGACGGTCCAGAGGATTCggctttgtattatttaaagaggCTGACAGTGTCGATAAG GTTATAGTACAAAAGGAGCACAAACTGAACggaaaagtaattgatcccaaAAAGGCCAAGGCCATGAAAACAAAGGAGCCAGTGAAGAAGATCTTTGTAGGCGGCCTTTCCCCAGACACGCCCGAGGAGAAGATCCGGGAATACTTCGGTGGCTACGGAGAG GTGGAGTCAATAGAGCTGCCCATGGAGAACAAGACGAACAAACGGCGGGGCTTCTGTTTCATCACCTTCAAAGAGGAGGAGCCGGTTAAGAAGATCATGGAGAAGAAGTACCACAATGTCGGGCTCAGTAAA TGTGAAATCAAAGTGGCCATGTCCAAAGAACAgtaccagcagcagcagcagtggggCGGCCGAGGGAGCTTCGTGTCCAGAGCTCGAGGACGAGGTG GTCCAAATCAAAACTGGAACCAGGGCTATGGCAACTACTGGAATCAAGGTTATGGCAATTACAACTACGGCTACAACAACCAAGCATATGGTGGCTATGGAGGCTATGATTACTCCGGTTATAACAACTACTACGGATATG ATCAGCAGAGTGGTTATGGCAAAACCCCAAGGCGTGGTGGTCACCAAAACAGTTACAAGCCATACTAA
- the LOC136755110 gene encoding uncharacterized protein LOC136755110, protein MSIIYTCIAKAHIILADLALEGGNFQGTALSLASPVPVGPLSRDSIRKGRFNYYILFNDGISYICATELSCDTQTTFAFLDEVCKVFVNSALIKEVAFAQPFEFSRDLQPALAQYMADYGAQTGSQKLEDIQVQVNDVKGILKDNIDKVLDRGEKLDDLIDKTEDLQATADTFQKTATRVSRKMWWKNTKMIIIIVVIVVIILILIILLSTNVIPT, encoded by the exons ATGAGTATTATATACACTTGTATAGCCAAGGCACACATCATCCTTGCCGATCTCGCCCTTGAGGGGGGGAACTTTCAG GGAACAGCATTGAGTCTGGCTAGCCCTGTCCCAGTGGGGCCTTTAAGCAGAGACAGTATCCGAAAAGGGAG ATTCAACTATTATATCCTGTTTAACGATGGGATCTCGTATATCTGCGCCACAGAGCTGAGTTGCGACACACAGACCACCTTTGCTTTTCTGGATGAG GTCTGTAAGGTCTTTGTCAACAGCGCTCTGATAAAGGAAGTGGCCTTTGCCCAGCCCTTTGAGTTCAGCCGGGACCTGCAACCGGCGCTGGCCCAGTACATG GCTGATTATGGAGCACAAACTGGTTCGCAAAAGCTGGAGGACATACAAGTTCAAGTAAATGACGTGAAAGGGATTCTGAAAGATAACATAGACAAAGTCCTGGACAGAGGAGAGAAACTGGATGACCTGATCGACAAAACAGAAGACCTCCAGGCAACT GCCGACACGTTCCAAAAAACTGCCACAAGGGTTTCACGGAAGATGTGGTGGAAGAATACAAAGATGATCATTATTATCGTTGTGATTGTGGTGATAATCCTTATCCTCATTATTCTCCTGTCCACCAATGTAATCCCCACTTAA